A DNA window from Porphyromonas gingivalis ATCC 33277 contains the following coding sequences:
- a CDS encoding FeoB-associated Cys-rich membrane protein: MIQNILTAITGIVVLGLIIYRLVRLWKRKDSGGACSGCSSKSDCALSSKATEKKNNPSSLK; the protein is encoded by the coding sequence GATACAGAATATCCTCACAGCCATAACGGGTATTGTCGTCCTCGGCCTGATTATTTATCGTTTGGTTCGTCTCTGGAAGCGAAAAGATTCGGGTGGTGCATGCTCCGGTTGTTCATCCAAATCCGATTGTGCCTTATCTTCCAAGGCGACAGAGAAGAAGAACAATCCATCATCCCTCAAATAA